The following coding sequences are from one Devosia neptuniae window:
- a CDS encoding DMT family transporter, whose protein sequence is MATRDWALLIFVGSIWGCSFLFNAILIRELGPIWVAAGRVSIAAIASWVVFFAMRKPLPRDPMLYLKLGLLGVFSYALPFTLFPLGQAHIPSGLTAIINALTPILTVVVAHFWPGGEKAKYNKALGVIAGFAGAALLASPALTGGHAGDQLIGIGFCLLATILYAVTLNVARSFRMVEPTTLATIALTGAAVVAVPVAFAVEGLPHATRPETWAAWLALGLFSTALTFQIMYRLLPRIGATNFASNIFISPVVAIILGVTLLGEIILPVHIAGMLLVFVGLLCIDGRIFKLGRRAPA, encoded by the coding sequence ATGGCCACGCGTGACTGGGCTTTGCTCATCTTTGTCGGCAGCATCTGGGGCTGCTCGTTCCTGTTCAACGCCATATTGATTCGCGAGCTGGGGCCGATCTGGGTCGCCGCCGGCCGCGTGAGCATCGCCGCCATTGCCAGCTGGGTCGTTTTCTTTGCCATGCGCAAGCCGCTGCCGCGTGATCCCATGCTTTATCTCAAACTGGGCCTGCTCGGCGTCTTCAGCTATGCCCTGCCCTTCACGCTGTTCCCGCTCGGCCAGGCCCACATTCCGAGCGGGCTCACCGCCATCATCAACGCGCTGACCCCAATCCTCACCGTCGTGGTCGCCCACTTCTGGCCCGGCGGCGAAAAGGCCAAATACAACAAAGCGCTCGGCGTCATTGCCGGCTTTGCCGGCGCGGCGCTGCTGGCGTCTCCCGCCCTCACCGGCGGGCATGCCGGCGACCAGTTGATCGGCATCGGCTTCTGCCTATTGGCCACGATCCTTTATGCTGTCACGCTCAATGTCGCCCGCAGCTTCCGCATGGTCGAGCCGACAACGCTGGCCACCATCGCCCTGACCGGCGCGGCGGTCGTCGCCGTGCCGGTCGCCTTTGCCGTCGAAGGCCTGCCCCATGCCACCCGCCCGGAAACCTGGGCCGCCTGGCTCGCCCTGGGCTTGTTCTCGACCGCATTGACCTTTCAGATCATGTACCGCCTGCTGCCGCGTATCGGGGCGACCAACTTCGCCTCCAACATCTTCATTTCCCCGGTCGTGGCCATCATTCTGGGCGTCACACTGCTGGGTGAAATCATCCTGCCCGTCCATATCGCGGGTATGCTGCTGGTCTTTGTCGGTCTGCTCTGCATCGATGGCCGTATCTTCAAGCTCGGGCGCCGCGCACCCGCCTAG
- a CDS encoding carboxymuconolactone decarboxylase family protein produces the protein MFLKTVTPEEATGEVARIYQHEQTSMGFVMEATRCWTARPEVLPLYERFSEGIKANFSLGMRAWRLITFIAAKQVPSTYCTHVYARSLTKELGSKDMVLALQRDYRSAGLSEKEVAMLAYAEQVARDASRITKADINALRAVGFTDVEISDIALCASFRAFISRFFDATGATPEPVFFDADPVFRDAMTVGKPI, from the coding sequence GTGTTTCTCAAGACTGTCACCCCGGAGGAGGCGACCGGCGAGGTCGCCCGGATCTACCAACACGAACAGACCAGCATGGGCTTCGTCATGGAAGCCACCCGCTGCTGGACGGCGCGGCCCGAAGTGCTGCCGCTCTATGAACGGTTTTCCGAAGGCATCAAGGCCAATTTCTCGCTCGGCATGCGCGCCTGGCGCCTCATTACCTTTATCGCCGCCAAACAGGTCCCCTCGACCTATTGCACCCATGTCTACGCCCGTTCGCTGACCAAGGAGCTCGGCTCCAAGGACATGGTGCTCGCCCTGCAGCGCGACTATCGCTCGGCGGGGCTGTCGGAAAAAGAAGTAGCAATGCTGGCCTATGCCGAGCAGGTGGCCCGCGACGCGTCCAGGATCACCAAGGCTGACATCAACGCCCTGCGCGCCGTTGGCTTCACCGATGTCGAAATCTCCGACATCGCCCTCTGCGCCTCGTTCCGCGCCTTCATCAGCCGCTTTTTCGACGCAACGGGGGCAACGCCGGAGCCGGTATTCTTCGACGCCGACCCGGTGTTTCGAGATGCGATGACGGTCGGAAAGCCGATCTAA
- the gatB gene encoding Asp-tRNA(Asn)/Glu-tRNA(Gln) amidotransferase subunit GatB, producing MTLIDTRTPHPKRLIAGSTGDWEVIIGMEVHAQVTSESKLFSGSSTEFGNPPNSNVSFVDAAMPGMLPTINEECVRQAVRTGLGLKAAINKRSVFDRKNYFYPDLPQGYQISQFKDPIVGEGKVLLDVDGETIEIGIERLHLEQDAGKSIHDQHPNMSFVDLNRSGVALMEIVSKPDLRSSDEAKAYLSKLRTILRYLGTCDGNMEQGSMRADVNVSVRRPGGEFGTRCEIKNVNSVRFAGQAIEYEARRQIDILEDGGSIDQETRLFDPKLGETRSMRSKEEAHDYRYFPDPDLLPLEFDDAFIAALAEKLPELPDEKQARFIGDYGVTPYDAMVLTLDRETADYFESVVAFGGTKRDGKAVANLLNADVAAYANSQGLAVWETHLKPSQIAGIVDLVAAGTISSKGAKDLLQIVIAEEPEGEPADIVERRGMKQVTDMGTIEKIVDEIIAANPDQVAKVLAKPTMIGWFVGQAMKASGGKANPQALNDLMKKKLGIE from the coding sequence TTGACTCTTATCGATACCCGCACCCCACATCCGAAGCGCCTCATTGCTGGCTCGACTGGCGATTGGGAGGTGATCATCGGCATGGAAGTGCATGCGCAGGTGACGAGCGAGAGCAAGCTGTTCTCGGGGTCCTCGACCGAGTTCGGCAATCCGCCCAATTCCAATGTGAGCTTTGTCGATGCAGCCATGCCCGGCATGCTGCCCACGATCAACGAGGAATGCGTGCGCCAGGCCGTGCGGACGGGGCTGGGGCTCAAGGCCGCCATCAACAAGCGCAGCGTGTTTGACCGGAAGAATTACTTCTATCCCGATCTGCCACAGGGCTATCAGATCAGCCAGTTCAAGGACCCCATTGTGGGCGAGGGCAAGGTGTTGCTCGACGTGGACGGGGAGACCATCGAGATCGGCATCGAGCGGCTGCATCTGGAGCAGGACGCCGGCAAGTCGATCCATGACCAGCATCCCAATATGAGCTTTGTCGACCTCAATCGCTCGGGCGTGGCGCTGATGGAAATCGTCAGCAAGCCCGATCTGCGTTCGTCCGACGAGGCCAAGGCGTACCTGAGCAAGCTGCGCACCATCCTGCGGTATCTGGGCACCTGCGACGGCAATATGGAGCAGGGCTCCATGCGTGCCGACGTCAACGTGTCGGTGCGTCGCCCCGGCGGCGAATTCGGCACGCGCTGCGAAATCAAGAACGTCAATTCGGTGCGCTTTGCCGGCCAGGCGATCGAATATGAAGCGCGCCGCCAGATCGATATTCTCGAAGATGGCGGCAGCATCGATCAGGAAACGCGGCTGTTCGACCCCAAGCTGGGCGAAACGCGCTCCATGCGGTCCAAGGAAGAAGCGCATGATTATCGCTATTTCCCCGATCCGGATCTACTTCCGCTCGAATTTGACGATGCCTTCATCGCCGCCTTGGCTGAGAAGCTGCCCGAGCTGCCGGACGAAAAGCAGGCACGCTTCATCGGCGACTATGGCGTGACGCCCTATGACGCCATGGTGCTGACGCTGGATCGCGAAACCGCGGATTATTTCGAATCCGTCGTGGCTTTTGGCGGCACCAAGCGCGACGGCAAGGCCGTGGCCAATTTGCTCAATGCCGATGTGGCCGCCTATGCCAATAGCCAGGGCCTGGCCGTGTGGGAGACCCACCTCAAGCCCAGCCAGATCGCCGGCATTGTCGATCTGGTCGCGGCAGGCACCATTTCGTCCAAGGGCGCCAAGGACCTGCTGCAGATCGTGATCGCCGAGGAGCCCGAGGGCGAGCCGGCCGATATCGTCGAGCGCCGCGGCATGAAGCAGGTGACCGATATGGGGACAATCGAAAAGATCGTCGACGAAATCATCGCCGCCAATCCCGATCAGGTCGCCAAGGTTTTGGCCAAGCCGACCATGATCGGCTGGTTTGTCGGCCAGGCAATGAAGGCCTCGGGCGGCAAGGCCAACCCGCAGGCGTTGAACGATCTGATGAAGAAGAAGCTCGGGATCGAGTAG
- a CDS encoding GNAT family N-acetyltransferase, with protein sequence MPGITMRKAEPKDAHRLADIAYRAWESGILPLLTEKPGMREAEQRRLAQAVSESISRIIVAEVDGIAVAWCSRSARRAYIPFLFVMPELQGHGLGSMLLRRMESMLELEGADRVHLETPADNVRAVRFYEKQGYRILALRPDGRAAHEPFMSVHLEKRLDPFEGEIDDED encoded by the coding sequence ATGCCCGGTATTACAATGCGCAAGGCAGAGCCCAAGGATGCCCATCGGCTGGCCGATATCGCCTATCGGGCCTGGGAAAGCGGGATTCTGCCGCTGCTGACCGAAAAGCCCGGCATGCGCGAGGCTGAGCAACGCCGGCTGGCCCAGGCTGTGTCGGAGAGCATTTCGCGCATTATCGTTGCCGAAGTAGACGGCATTGCGGTGGCCTGGTGTTCGCGCTCGGCGCGGCGGGCCTATATTCCGTTCCTCTTCGTGATGCCGGAATTGCAGGGCCATGGGCTCGGCTCCATGCTGCTGCGCCGCATGGAATCCATGCTGGAACTCGAAGGCGCCGACCGGGTGCATCTGGAAACGCCGGCTGACAATGTGCGCGCGGTGCGCTTTTACGAAAAGCAGGGCTACCGCATCCTGGCGCTGCGGCCAGATGGCCGGGCGGCTCATGAGCCCTTCATGAGCGTCCACCTCGAAAAGCGGCTCGACCCCTTTGAGGGCGAGATCGACGACGAGGATTAA
- a CDS encoding chorismate mutase produces the protein MTALKSPAQCETKDDVRVEIDRIDQALLSLFAERHRYVTRMAQIKTDPHEAHDRARIESIIEKVRNRSLALDLDEDQAELVWRTLIDWNINYEKGIIAARRGAE, from the coding sequence GTGACCGCTTTAAAATCGCCTGCCCAATGTGAAACCAAGGACGATGTCCGTGTCGAGATCGACCGGATCGACCAGGCACTGCTCAGCCTGTTCGCGGAGCGGCATCGCTATGTGACGCGCATGGCCCAGATCAAGACCGATCCACATGAGGCGCACGACCGCGCGCGGATAGAATCGATCATCGAGAAAGTTCGCAATCGCAGTTTGGCTCTTGATCTCGACGAAGATCAGGCCGAACTTGTATGGCGTACCCTGATCGACTGGAACATCAATTACGAGAAGGGCATCATCGCGGCCCGGCGAGGCGCGGAATAG
- a CDS encoding YjhX family toxin — protein MDISKHEQRVLHALAQGGCIALLRDDNGKVTGLEFYNRDGWLMSNCTLVLFKKLKAKKAIKSSGGKPYRITKRGLELVRSEVSNR, from the coding sequence ATGGATATTTCCAAACACGAACAGCGGGTGCTGCATGCCCTCGCGCAGGGCGGCTGCATTGCGCTGCTCCGGGACGACAATGGCAAGGTGACCGGCCTTGAATTCTACAACCGCGATGGCTGGCTGATGAGCAATTGCACCCTGGTCCTGTTCAAAAAGCTCAAAGCCAAGAAGGCGATCAAATCATCCGGTGGCAAACCGTACCGGATCACCAAACGCGGCTTGGAACTGGTACGGAGCGAGGTGAGTAACCGGTAG
- the gatA gene encoding Asp-tRNA(Asn)/Glu-tRNA(Gln) amidotransferase subunit GatA, protein MTDLTRLSLAQARKGLTDKSFTSTELTGAYLKAIDAANPKLNAYVAVTGEQALDMAKASDDKLAQGQGGALEGIPLGIKDLFGTKGVHTQAASHILDGFKPEYESTVTSNLWRDGAVMLGKLNMDEFAMGSSNETSYYGPVINPIRAEGSNANLVPGGSSGGSAAAVAAWLCAGATATDTGGSIRQPAAFTGTVGIKPTYGRCSRWGVVAFASSLDQAGPIARTVEDTALLMTSMAGFDAKDSTSVDLAVPDFAAAVERGVKGLTIGVPREYRMDGMPAEIEKLWSQGLEWLKAEGATVKDISLPHTKYALPAYYIVAPAEASSNLARYDGVKYGLRVSGKDITDMYELTRAAGFGREVKRRIMIGTYVLSAGYFDAYYVKAQKVRTLIKKDFEDAFHAGVDAILTPATPSAAFGIGDEALAADPVAMYLNDVFTVTVNMAGLPGIAVPAGKDGQGLPLGLQLIGKPFDEETLFAAARVIERSADTDFSPKPWW, encoded by the coding sequence TTGACTGACCTGACCAGACTGAGCCTTGCCCAAGCCCGCAAGGGGCTGACGGACAAGAGCTTCACCTCCACCGAACTGACCGGCGCCTATCTCAAGGCGATCGATGCCGCCAATCCCAAGCTCAACGCCTATGTGGCGGTGACGGGCGAGCAGGCGCTCGACATGGCCAAGGCCAGCGACGACAAGCTGGCACAAGGGCAGGGCGGGGCGCTGGAAGGCATTCCGCTGGGCATCAAGGACCTGTTCGGCACCAAGGGCGTGCATACCCAGGCGGCCAGCCACATCCTTGATGGCTTCAAGCCCGAATATGAATCGACCGTGACGAGCAATCTCTGGCGCGATGGCGCGGTGATGCTGGGCAAGCTCAACATGGACGAATTCGCCATGGGCTCGTCCAACGAGACCTCCTATTACGGCCCGGTGATTAATCCGATCCGCGCCGAAGGCAGCAATGCCAATCTGGTGCCTGGCGGCTCCTCGGGTGGTTCGGCTGCGGCTGTTGCCGCCTGGCTCTGTGCCGGCGCAACCGCCACCGATACCGGCGGCTCGATCCGCCAGCCCGCCGCCTTCACCGGCACCGTCGGCATCAAGCCGACCTATGGCCGTTGCTCGCGCTGGGGCGTGGTGGCGTTTGCCTCCTCGCTCGACCAGGCCGGCCCGATCGCCCGCACGGTGGAAGACACTGCGCTACTGATGACCTCCATGGCCGGGTTCGACGCCAAGGATTCGACCAGCGTCGATCTGGCCGTGCCGGACTTTGCCGCTGCCGTCGAACGCGGCGTCAAGGGGCTGACCATTGGCGTGCCGCGCGAATACCGCATGGATGGCATGCCAGCCGAAATCGAAAAGCTGTGGAGCCAGGGGCTGGAATGGCTCAAGGCCGAGGGCGCGACCGTCAAGGACATCTCGCTGCCGCACACCAAATATGCCCTGCCGGCCTATTATATCGTGGCGCCGGCCGAGGCTTCGTCCAACCTGGCGCGGTATGACGGCGTCAAATACGGGCTGCGCGTATCGGGCAAAGACATTACCGATATGTACGAATTGACCCGCGCCGCCGGCTTCGGCCGCGAGGTCAAGCGCCGCATCATGATCGGCACCTATGTGCTGTCTGCCGGCTATTTCGACGCCTATTACGTCAAGGCGCAGAAGGTGCGCACGCTGATCAAGAAGGACTTCGAAGATGCCTTCCACGCCGGTGTCGACGCCATCCTGACCCCGGCAACGCCTTCGGCCGCTTTCGGCATTGGCGATGAGGCGCTGGCTGCCGATCCGGTCGCCATGTATCTCAACGACGTGTTCACGGTGACGGTCAATATGGCCGGGCTGCCGGGTATTGCGGTGCCGGCCGGCAAGGACGGGCAGGGGCTGCCCCTGGGGCTGCAGCTGATCGGCAAGCCGTTCGACGAAGAGACCTTGTTTGCCGCCGCTCGCGTGATCGAGCGCAGCGCCGACACCGACTTTTCGCCCAAGCCGTGGTGGTGA
- a CDS encoding GNAT family N-acetyltransferase, producing MAVSIAIETPLQDDVRGLIDKLNAHLLPLSPPEFQFKLTVEQMAGADTSVFVARDETGRAIGCGALRVHSAGMGEVKRMFTDPEVRGKRVGSALLEAIVGLAQERGLDVLMLETGAAADMPEAHRLYTRSGFVARGPFLDYPDSQWSAFFEKPLRQEQTA from the coding sequence ATGGCGGTTTCGATCGCCATTGAGACCCCATTGCAGGATGACGTGCGCGGGCTGATCGACAAGCTCAATGCCCATCTGCTGCCGCTGTCGCCGCCCGAATTCCAGTTCAAGCTGACGGTCGAGCAGATGGCCGGCGCCGATACAAGTGTGTTTGTCGCGCGGGACGAGACGGGGCGGGCCATTGGCTGCGGCGCCCTTAGGGTGCATTCGGCTGGGATGGGCGAGGTCAAGCGCATGTTCACGGATCCGGAGGTGCGCGGCAAGCGCGTCGGGTCGGCGTTGCTCGAGGCTATTGTCGGGCTGGCGCAGGAGCGCGGGCTGGACGTGCTGATGCTCGAAACGGGTGCTGCGGCTGACATGCCCGAGGCGCATCGGCTGTATACGCGCAGCGGATTTGTCGCTCGCGGGCCGTTCCTCGACTATCCGGACAGCCAGTGGTCAGCGTTTTTTGAAAAGCCGCTTCGCCAGGAGCAGACAGCATGA
- the gatC gene encoding Asp-tRNA(Asn)/Glu-tRNA(Gln) amidotransferase subunit GatC, which yields MSVDAATVKRIGRLARIRIEEDEVVGYQSELNAILGFVEQLAEVDVSGVEPMTSVTPMTLRRRDDVISDGGYADKIVSNAPLSEDNFFMVPKVVE from the coding sequence ATGTCCGTCGATGCCGCAACTGTAAAGCGCATTGGGCGCCTGGCCCGCATTCGCATCGAAGAAGACGAGGTCGTCGGCTATCAGAGCGAGCTCAACGCCATTCTCGGCTTTGTAGAACAGCTGGCCGAAGTCGATGTTTCGGGTGTCGAGCCGATGACCTCGGTGACGCCGATGACGCTGCGGCGCCGCGATGACGTGATCAGCGATGGCGGCTATGCCGACAAGATCGTCAGCAATGCACCGCTCAGCGAAGACAATTTCTTCATGGTGCCGAAGGTGGTCGAGTAA
- the ruvX gene encoding Holliday junction resolvase RuvX yields MTDDVPANPLESIPPTGRIMGLDLGTKTIGVAISDGMRYSATPLETIKRTKFTQDAIRLEELIAQNAIAAIILGLPLNMDGSEGPRVQSTRAFARSLAQRITLPIAFWDERLSTSAVTRMMIDADLRRDRRAEIVDKLAASYILQGALDRLRRQ; encoded by the coding sequence ATGACCGACGACGTCCCCGCCAATCCGCTCGAATCGATCCCCCCAACCGGACGGATCATGGGGCTCGACCTCGGCACGAAAACCATCGGCGTCGCAATCTCTGATGGCATGCGCTATTCGGCCACGCCGCTCGAAACCATCAAGCGCACCAAATTCACCCAGGATGCGATCCGCCTCGAAGAGCTGATCGCCCAGAATGCCATTGCCGCCATCATCCTGGGCCTGCCGCTCAATATGGATGGTTCGGAAGGCCCGCGCGTGCAATCCACCCGCGCCTTTGCCCGCAGCCTCGCGCAGCGCATCACCCTGCCCATCGCCTTTTGGGACGAGCGCCTTTCCACGTCCGCCGTCACCCGCATGATGATCGACGCCGACCTGCGCCGCGATCGCCGCGCCGAAATCGTCGACAAGCTGGCCGCCAGCTATATCCTGCAAGGGGCCCTCGATCGTCTGCGGCGGCAATAA
- a CDS encoding aspartate carbamoyltransferase catalytic subunit produces the protein MAQTRASKTATPAGSTGDFPPFNQRHLLSIADLKQHEIIDLLDRAERMVPVSRQERKTLPTLAGKTQINLFFEPSTRTQGSFEIAGKRLGALVMNMSVKTSSVSKGETLIDTATTLNAMRPDVIVVRHSAAGAVELLSQKVGCAVINAGDGAHEHPTQALLDALTIRNHKGRISGLTVAICGDIANSRVVRSNLLLLGALNVRTRVIAPRNLLPAGIEHLATEVFTDMREGLKDVDVVMMLRLQHERANGRMIPSVREYYRFYGLDAEKLSFAKPDVIVMHPGPMNRGVEIDPAIADGPASVVTEQVEMGVAVRMAVLDALLPARNNEGNQP, from the coding sequence ATGGCACAAACTCGCGCCAGCAAGACCGCAACGCCCGCCGGTTCGACCGGCGACTTTCCCCCATTTAACCAGCGCCATCTGCTTTCGATAGCCGACCTCAAGCAGCACGAGATTATCGATCTGCTTGATCGCGCCGAACGCATGGTTCCGGTCAGCCGGCAGGAGCGCAAGACGCTCCCCACCCTGGCGGGCAAGACGCAGATCAATCTGTTCTTCGAGCCATCGACCCGCACCCAGGGCTCGTTCGAGATTGCCGGCAAGCGGCTGGGCGCTCTGGTCATGAACATGTCGGTCAAGACCAGCTCGGTGAGTAAGGGCGAAACCCTGATCGACACCGCCACCACGCTCAACGCCATGCGCCCCGACGTCATCGTCGTGCGCCACTCGGCGGCCGGCGCGGTGGAACTCCTCAGCCAAAAGGTCGGTTGCGCTGTCATCAATGCCGGCGACGGTGCCCATGAGCACCCCACCCAGGCGCTGCTCGACGCCCTGACCATCCGCAACCACAAGGGCCGCATCTCCGGCCTGACCGTCGCCATCTGCGGCGATATCGCCAATTCCCGCGTGGTGCGCTCCAACCTGCTACTGCTCGGCGCGCTTAATGTGCGCACCCGCGTCATCGCTCCGCGCAATCTGCTGCCCGCCGGCATCGAACACCTCGCCACCGAAGTGTTCACCGACATGCGCGAAGGTCTCAAGGATGTCGATGTGGTCATGATGCTGCGCCTGCAGCATGAGCGCGCCAATGGCCGCATGATCCCCTCGGTCCGCGAATATTACCGCTTCTATGGCCTCGACGCCGAAAAGCTCAGCTTTGCCAAGCCTGACGTCATCGTCATGCATCCCGGCCCGATGAATCGCGGCGTCGAGATCGACCCCGCCATTGCCGACGGCCCCGCCTCGGTGGTCACCGAACAGGTCGAAATGGGGGTCGCCGTGCGCATGGCCGTTCTCGATGCCCTGCTGCCGGCCCGAAATAACGAGGGGAACCAGCCATGA
- the pyrC gene encoding dihydroorotase codes for MSRPLLIENARIVDPASGTDQQGAVLVENGLISDIAFGGPVGVPEDAEVFNANGHVLSPGLIDMRVFTGEPGKEYRETLASAGEAAAAGGVTSFVMMPDTTPVVDDGALIDFLIRRAKATSKVNVLPAGAITKGLDGQEMTEFGLLKEAGAVCITDGRRSIQSTSLLRTVMSYAANYGLTVVHHVSDKGLTGDGVMNEGLFATILGLKGIPREAETIPLARDLQLAALTGTKYHAAQISCAASVDLVAVAKKRNTSVTAGISINNLALNENDIGRYRTFFKLSTPLRSEDDRQAVIEGLRNGTIDTIHSDHDPQDSEVKRQPFAEASDGAIGLETLLAAALRLVHSGDVDLLTVLRAMTSRPADILGLPSGRIAKGAPADLIVFDLDYPWQVTEREIRSRSHNTSFEGARLAGKVLRTIVGGQTVHTHVEES; via the coding sequence ATGAGCCGCCCCCTCCTCATCGAAAATGCCCGCATCGTCGATCCGGCTTCGGGCACTGACCAACAAGGCGCCGTCCTCGTCGAAAACGGCCTGATTTCCGACATCGCCTTTGGCGGTCCGGTCGGCGTGCCCGAAGACGCTGAAGTCTTCAACGCCAATGGCCACGTGCTCTCGCCCGGCCTGATCGATATGCGCGTCTTTACCGGCGAGCCCGGCAAGGAATATCGCGAGACCCTCGCCTCGGCGGGCGAAGCTGCCGCTGCCGGCGGTGTCACCAGTTTCGTCATGATGCCCGATACGACCCCCGTGGTGGACGACGGCGCGCTGATCGATTTCCTGATCCGCCGCGCCAAGGCCACCAGCAAGGTCAACGTCCTGCCCGCCGGCGCCATCACCAAGGGGCTCGATGGTCAGGAAATGACCGAGTTCGGCTTGCTCAAGGAAGCCGGTGCGGTCTGCATCACCGATGGCCGCCGCTCGATCCAGTCCACCTCGCTGCTGCGCACCGTGATGAGCTACGCCGCCAATTACGGCCTCACCGTCGTTCATCATGTCTCCGACAAGGGGCTGACTGGCGATGGCGTGATGAATGAAGGCCTCTTCGCCACCATTCTGGGCCTCAAGGGCATTCCCCGCGAAGCCGAGACCATTCCCCTCGCCCGTGACCTGCAATTGGCGGCTCTCACCGGCACGAAATACCACGCTGCACAGATCTCCTGCGCCGCCTCGGTCGACCTGGTCGCCGTCGCCAAAAAGCGCAACACATCGGTTACCGCTGGTATCTCGATCAACAATCTGGCGCTCAACGAAAACGACATCGGCCGCTACCGCACCTTCTTCAAGCTCTCGACGCCCCTGCGCTCCGAGGATGATCGCCAGGCGGTCATTGAAGGCCTGCGCAATGGCACGATCGATACCATCCATTCCGATCATGACCCCCAGGATTCCGAGGTCAAGCGCCAGCCCTTCGCCGAAGCCTCGGATGGCGCGATCGGCCTCGAAACCCTGCTGGCCGCCGCTTTGCGACTGGTCCATTCCGGCGATGTCGACCTGCTGACAGTGCTGCGCGCCATGACCAGCCGGCCCGCCGACATTCTCGGCCTGCCATCCGGGCGCATCGCCAAGGGCGCCCCAGCCGATCTGATCGTCTTTGATCTGGATTATCCCTGGCAGGTCACCGAGCGCGAAATCCGTTCGCGTTCGCATAATACCTCCTTTGAAGGCGCGCGACTTGCTGGCAAAGTGCTGCGCACAATCGTGGGCGGGCAAACCGTCCATACCCATGTCGAGGAGAGCTGA
- the plsY gene encoding glycerol-3-phosphate 1-O-acyltransferase PlsY: MLPGLVVTLIIAYLFGSIPFGLFLTRAAGLGDIRQIGSGNIGATNVLRTGNRPIAAATLLLDAAKAAVAILVARTLLYNPNLPVGGDAALPLYLAALGAFLGHCFPVWLGFKGGKGVAVMIGSLLTLSWPVGLIFCGVWLLIAFTRKLSSLAALTAAATAPIFAYVVVDEWLAATAALLAILLFYQHRENIMRLIAGTEPKIGSEKKAS, from the coding sequence ATGCTGCCGGGCCTCGTGGTCACGCTGATCATTGCTTACCTGTTCGGCTCCATTCCCTTCGGCTTGTTCCTGACCCGCGCCGCCGGCCTGGGCGATATCCGCCAGATCGGCTCGGGTAACATCGGGGCTACCAATGTGCTGCGCACCGGTAATCGCCCGATCGCGGCGGCAACACTGCTGCTCGATGCCGCCAAGGCCGCTGTCGCGATCCTCGTGGCCCGCACGCTGCTTTATAATCCCAACCTGCCGGTGGGCGGCGATGCCGCCCTGCCGCTCTATCTGGCGGCACTGGGCGCGTTTCTGGGTCACTGCTTTCCCGTCTGGCTCGGCTTCAAGGGCGGCAAAGGCGTCGCCGTGATGATCGGTAGCCTCCTCACCCTGTCCTGGCCCGTTGGGCTGATCTTCTGCGGTGTCTGGCTGCTCATCGCCTTCACGCGCAAGCTCTCCTCCCTCGCGGCCCTCACCGCTGCCGCCACCGCCCCGATCTTTGCCTATGTGGTGGTCGATGAATGGCTGGCGGCCACGGCAGCCCTGCTGGCCATCCTGCTGTTCTACCAGCACCGCGAAAATATCATGCGGCTGATTGCCGGCACCGAGCCCAAGATCGGCTCGGAAAAGAAGGCCTCTTAG